A DNA window from Sphingomonas changnyeongensis contains the following coding sequences:
- a CDS encoding tetratricopeptide repeat protein has product MAIAGCATPSSPPICAALRGVGAVPITGAAGVTRIRYTYADEAMRLPHLQCRADQGDRTAMVELARALETGSGVARDDSRAAALYEKAAQDRPAFTSIYSPPVRPGGAGQVMMIPNADGGPGNAEAKYRLGHMLVEGRGIARDADRGRQLITEAERKHGRADDPGGI; this is encoded by the coding sequence ATGGCGATCGCAGGCTGCGCTACACCCTCTTCTCCACCGATTTGTGCCGCTCTGCGCGGCGTCGGGGCCGTACCGATCACTGGCGCGGCGGGCGTGACCCGCATCCGCTACACCTATGCCGATGAAGCAATGCGGTTGCCGCACCTACAATGCCGGGCCGATCAGGGCGATCGGACGGCGATGGTCGAACTCGCCCGCGCCCTCGAAACGGGTAGCGGCGTGGCGCGCGACGATAGCCGTGCCGCCGCACTATATGAAAAGGCGGCGCAGGACCGCCCCGCATTCACCAGCATCTATTCTCCGCCCGTCCGGCCCGGCGGTGCAGGGCAGGTCATGATGATCCCCAATGCGGACGGCGGACCGGGGAACGCCGAGGCGAAGTATCGGCTCGGTCACATGCTGGTCGAAGGCCGGGGCATCGCACGCGACGCCGACCGTGGACGGCAACTGATCACCGAAGCGGAACGCAAACATGGGCGCGCTGATGACCCCGGCGGAATCTGA
- a CDS encoding TatD family hydrolase, with protein sequence MQLTDSHCHLNYEGLVEDQAGVIARARAAGVATMLNISTRAREWDDVIGVAERHDHIWASIGIHPHEADAHPDVDTDRLIARAAHPRVVAIGETGLDYYYDHSDRARQQDSFRAHIAAARQTGLPVIVHTRDAEEDSHRLIADEMAAGDYRGVIHCFTASRDFAVRMLDLGFYISLSGIVTFKNARDLQETARMIPEDRLLIETDAPFLAPVPHRGKPCEPAFVADTARFLAALRGTEAEALAEATTANFHRLFTKAAR encoded by the coding sequence ATGCAGCTTACCGACAGCCACTGCCATCTGAACTATGAAGGGCTGGTCGAGGATCAGGCCGGGGTCATTGCCCGCGCCCGGGCGGCGGGCGTGGCGACGATGCTCAACATCTCGACGCGCGCGCGCGAATGGGACGATGTGATCGGGGTTGCCGAGCGCCATGACCATATCTGGGCCAGTATCGGCATCCACCCGCATGAGGCCGATGCGCATCCCGATGTCGACACCGACCGGCTGATCGCGCGGGCCGCGCACCCCCGGGTGGTGGCGATCGGTGAAACCGGCCTCGATTATTATTACGACCATAGCGACCGCGCGCGGCAGCAGGACAGTTTCCGCGCCCATATCGCCGCAGCCCGGCAGACGGGCCTGCCGGTCATCGTTCACACCCGCGATGCGGAGGAAGACAGTCACCGGCTGATCGCCGACGAAATGGCGGCGGGCGACTATCGCGGGGTCATTCACTGCTTCACCGCCAGCCGCGATTTTGCGGTGCGGATGCTCGATCTTGGCTTCTACATCTCGCTGTCGGGGATCGTGACGTTCAAGAACGCCCGCGACCTGCAGGAAACGGCGCGGATGATCCCCGAAGACCGGCTGCTGATCGAAACCGATGCGCCGTTCCTCGCCCCGGTGCCGCATCGCGGAAAGCCGTGCGAGCCGGCGTTCGTGGCCGATACCGCGCGGTTCCTGGCGGCGCTGCGCGGCACCGAAGCTGAGGCGCTGGCCGAGGCGACGACCGCAAACTTTCATCGGCTGTTTACCAAGGCTGCGCGGTGA
- a CDS encoding type II toxin -antitoxin system TacA 1-like antitoxin codes for MQQPRKISERETLSLSDRDRAALFQALTNPPAPNERLPRALAEHSRRIGA; via the coding sequence ATGCAGCAGCCCCGCAAAATCTCCGAGCGCGAGACTCTGAGCCTGTCCGATCGAGACCGGGCAGCCCTCTTTCAGGCTCTCACCAATCCGCCCGCTCCGAACGAGCGTCTGCCGCGCGCTCTTGCGGAGCACAGCCGTCGTATCGGCGCGTGA
- a CDS encoding ankyrin repeat domain-containing protein, whose amino-acid sequence MLRSVLVVLFFLLIPAACTGQSSAQTMEQVLRQKTARLKARDPAKEARSAANRGDFRLAGSNYIGFMPSGWSLPGVSCALWTRPAIGKWYVADDVISGKEEVTHGEAATRFVTRYNQALVDDPLFLYPELCAREGKRPKARYTGTVRTYAEAARSADPAMLAGVAAGADINARDLLGHTALHWALYRNDGEMARLLIERGADPAVRPPSSGGDFDGPAPLARALRMKNGALVAAMLDRGARFDGATGLCADRREPGQMFALECDWIGLVVSTGRADLIDRVVRDRKATTADDEQTVVQHEIASAFNRALDARQDDAVTRLLPLLEGGDPSFWVHRLTKAGRFDLARRYIALHEQELGRSKAESVLWATAASAEQENALIFLANYGGELNLLPASRLSACRTSASQGDIVALASCVREAADRRLRMEDTIKAGNTAGLLVLAREAADLHEYRRATIVDAVAQYGTADMMTALAPLVAPVRVDRFGEQRQASYPDGRFPQIASWDGLAALKQRLDTFTMIAHRAVERSDPALVASLATLRPVGVARALTGYMDLIEARIPMHPMEDPTTEALPSAPDAQKMAMIRSLVQLVTVSEGPQSMEEALGAAVRPGWNDVIRLMLAAGFRGDKAKRPDLLWQSWADLSRACKPSTGALLTGAGVRIDYPLDARLNGEPPLWIVAAACKNPASAAVLVQAGADPNTLAGLEGDGDTMVDVALQRQKPLMAEALRKLGGLTSAQLPPGKSRKRQEARGNVDWDLVPDEEVQ is encoded by the coding sequence ATGTTGCGTTCGGTGCTAGTCGTCCTGTTTTTCCTGCTCATACCCGCTGCCTGTACGGGACAGTCTTCAGCCCAGACCATGGAACAGGTTCTTCGACAAAAGACCGCCAGGCTGAAGGCGCGCGATCCGGCGAAAGAGGCCAGGAGTGCTGCCAACAGAGGCGACTTCCGTCTTGCCGGGAGCAACTATATCGGTTTCATGCCCTCGGGCTGGAGCCTGCCGGGCGTATCGTGTGCGCTATGGACGCGGCCCGCGATCGGGAAATGGTATGTCGCCGACGACGTCATCAGCGGCAAGGAGGAAGTGACCCACGGCGAGGCTGCGACCCGCTTCGTGACCCGTTACAACCAGGCTCTCGTCGACGATCCGCTGTTCCTCTATCCGGAACTCTGCGCGCGAGAGGGCAAGCGGCCGAAGGCACGCTACACAGGAACTGTGCGAACCTATGCCGAGGCCGCGCGTAGCGCCGATCCGGCCATGCTGGCCGGCGTGGCGGCAGGTGCCGACATCAACGCCCGAGATCTTCTCGGGCACACCGCCCTGCACTGGGCACTATACCGTAACGACGGCGAGATGGCGCGCCTGCTAATCGAGCGGGGTGCCGATCCTGCGGTTCGACCGCCTTCGAGCGGGGGCGACTTCGATGGTCCGGCGCCGCTTGCTCGAGCACTGCGAATGAAGAATGGCGCGCTCGTCGCCGCGATGCTAGATCGCGGAGCCAGGTTCGACGGTGCAACCGGTCTGTGCGCCGACCGGCGCGAACCCGGCCAGATGTTCGCACTCGAATGCGACTGGATCGGTCTTGTTGTCAGCACCGGCCGCGCCGATCTGATCGACCGTGTCGTGCGCGACCGGAAGGCGACTACCGCTGATGATGAGCAGACCGTCGTTCAACACGAAATCGCTTCCGCATTCAATCGCGCGCTCGACGCGCGGCAGGACGATGCCGTCACCAGGCTCCTGCCTCTACTCGAAGGCGGTGATCCGTCCTTTTGGGTTCACCGGCTGACGAAGGCGGGCCGCTTCGATCTGGCCCGGCGCTACATCGCTTTGCACGAACAGGAACTCGGCCGATCAAAGGCGGAGTCGGTGCTGTGGGCCACTGCAGCCAGCGCTGAACAGGAAAATGCCCTGATCTTTCTCGCCAACTATGGGGGTGAACTCAATCTGCTCCCGGCAAGCCGGCTGAGTGCGTGTCGGACGTCAGCCTCGCAGGGCGATATCGTCGCTCTTGCATCGTGCGTACGCGAAGCTGCCGATCGTCGGCTCCGTATGGAAGACACGATAAAGGCCGGCAACACCGCTGGTCTGCTGGTGCTCGCCCGCGAGGCTGCCGACCTGCACGAATATCGTCGAGCCACGATCGTCGATGCGGTCGCGCAGTACGGCACCGCCGATATGATGACCGCACTGGCGCCGTTGGTGGCCCCTGTTCGCGTCGACCGGTTTGGTGAGCAGCGCCAAGCCTCCTATCCGGACGGTCGCTTCCCGCAGATCGCGTCATGGGACGGTCTGGCCGCCCTCAAGCAGCGCCTCGACACCTTTACCATGATCGCCCATAGGGCTGTCGAAAGGAGCGATCCGGCGCTCGTCGCATCGCTCGCCACCCTCAGACCGGTCGGTGTGGCGCGGGCCTTGACCGGCTACATGGACCTTATCGAAGCGCGCATCCCCATGCATCCCATGGAAGATCCCACGACGGAGGCACTTCCCAGCGCGCCCGATGCGCAGAAGATGGCGATGATCCGCTCGCTGGTTCAGCTCGTCACGGTCAGCGAAGGCCCGCAATCGATGGAGGAGGCGCTGGGTGCGGCGGTACGCCCGGGTTGGAATGACGTCATTCGCCTGATGCTCGCGGCAGGGTTTCGCGGCGACAAGGCGAAGCGCCCCGACCTGCTGTGGCAATCATGGGCCGACCTATCGCGCGCATGCAAACCGTCGACGGGAGCGCTTCTTACCGGCGCCGGTGTGCGCATCGATTACCCGCTCGATGCGCGTCTCAACGGCGAACCGCCGCTCTGGATCGTCGCAGCGGCTTGCAAGAACCCGGCGAGTGCCGCGGTGCTGGTGCAGGCGGGCGCGGACCCGAACACGCTTGCGGGACTGGAAGGCGATGGCGACACCATGGTCGACGTTGCGTTGCAACGACAAAAGCCGTTGATGGCCGAAGCCCTACGCAAGCTTGGCGGCCTGACCTCAGCACAGCTGCCGCCCGGCAAATCGCGCAAGCGGCAGGAGGCGCGCGGTAACGTCGATTGGGATCTCGTGCCGGACGAGGAAGTGCAATGA
- a CDS encoding glycosyltransferase, whose translation MARVLLVTIGSLGDLHPFIAIGRALTVQGHRVVLAVPEDGVAKVRAAGLDAAPILPGYADICARLGMSPEEAAAKVLGDTNFVVDQILIPSLRSSTAALDELSADADVIAGSIFALASEIVAEKRGLPLASVVLQPMTLFSAWQPPTAPRFEIMRHRPRTAIGRGWNRTFFALARATLRRRHARQIDHVRAAHGLPSSQGAPMLDHGSATAAVICCWSQALGKLPPDAPHHAILTGFPFFDSESGADDELAVELRAFLDDGPPPLVFTLGSFAVASAGRFYDEAAALSRAVGRRAVLLTGQPRPPRRDSDCLIMNYAPHSAVFPRASAIVHHGGIGTTGQALRAGRPQIVVPHFGDQFDNAARLEASGVSATIHRDRFKADQCTSIVSHILTDPVMADAAHRATTIIAGEDGAAKAARHIAALAVTSPLANG comes from the coding sequence ATGGCTCGCGTCCTTCTGGTAACGATCGGCTCCCTGGGAGACCTGCACCCGTTCATAGCGATCGGTCGAGCCTTGACCGTGCAGGGGCACCGCGTCGTTCTGGCGGTTCCCGAAGACGGCGTCGCCAAAGTCCGTGCCGCCGGCCTCGATGCCGCGCCGATCCTGCCAGGCTATGCCGACATCTGCGCACGCCTGGGCATGAGTCCGGAAGAGGCGGCGGCCAAGGTTCTCGGAGACACGAACTTCGTCGTCGACCAGATCCTCATCCCGTCGCTTCGATCGAGCACGGCAGCGCTGGACGAATTATCGGCGGATGCTGACGTGATCGCCGGTTCGATCTTCGCCCTTGCCTCGGAGATCGTCGCGGAAAAGCGCGGCCTGCCTTTGGCGTCAGTCGTGCTTCAACCCATGACGTTGTTCTCGGCGTGGCAGCCTCCCACGGCACCACGGTTTGAGATCATGCGGCATCGGCCGCGCACCGCCATCGGGCGGGGCTGGAACCGGACATTCTTCGCCCTCGCGCGCGCCACCCTGCGTCGGCGTCACGCCCGGCAGATCGATCATGTTCGTGCCGCACACGGCCTTCCGTCCAGCCAGGGTGCTCCCATGCTCGATCATGGCTCGGCCACAGCGGCTGTCATATGCTGCTGGTCGCAGGCGTTAGGCAAGCTTCCACCCGATGCACCGCATCACGCGATCCTGACGGGCTTTCCCTTCTTCGACAGCGAGAGCGGCGCCGACGACGAACTGGCCGTCGAACTTCGAGCCTTTCTCGACGACGGTCCTCCGCCGCTCGTCTTCACTCTGGGATCGTTCGCGGTCGCTTCGGCCGGCCGGTTCTATGATGAGGCGGCTGCGCTCAGCCGTGCCGTCGGCAGACGAGCGGTGCTGCTGACCGGGCAACCGAGACCACCGCGTCGCGATAGCGACTGCCTCATCATGAATTATGCGCCACACTCGGCTGTCTTCCCTCGTGCATCTGCCATCGTTCATCATGGCGGCATCGGGACGACTGGACAGGCATTGCGTGCGGGACGCCCGCAGATCGTCGTTCCCCACTTCGGCGATCAATTCGACAATGCCGCGCGATTGGAAGCGAGTGGCGTGAGCGCCACAATCCATCGCGACAGGTTCAAGGCCGATCAGTGCACGAGCATCGTATCACACATATTGACTGACCCAGTGATGGCGGATGCGGCACACCGGGCGACGACGATCATTGCCGGGGAAGACGGCGCGGCGAAAGCCGCACGGCACATTGCCGCTTTGGCAGTGACATCGCCTCTGGCAAACGGCTGA
- a CDS encoding MBL fold metallo-hydrolase has product MKVTILGCGTSSGVPRIGEDGSDGDWGACDPAEPRNRRRRVSILVESGDTRILVDTTPDLRMQLLDAGIGWLSAVIWTHDHADHVHGLDDLRPLFHRMGRPVSGYARPETAAVLHRRFGYVFAGEPGYPAIATLGNLDDDMMIGDIRLRAVDQPHGAITSAGLRFDSRGKSIVYATDFNRMTDEMHNLYEQCDLWIVDALRRAPHPTHAHLDDVLRWIGQVRPGRALLTHMDNSMDYRTLCAELPEGVMPAHDGQQLVIA; this is encoded by the coding sequence GTGAAGGTCACCATCCTCGGCTGCGGCACGTCATCGGGCGTGCCGCGCATCGGCGAGGATGGCAGCGATGGCGACTGGGGCGCCTGCGATCCGGCCGAGCCGCGCAACCGCCGTCGCCGCGTGTCGATCCTCGTTGAAAGCGGCGACACGCGCATTCTGGTCGACACGACACCCGACCTCAGGATGCAGCTGCTGGATGCCGGCATCGGCTGGCTGAGCGCGGTCATCTGGACGCATGACCATGCCGACCATGTCCACGGCCTCGATGATCTGCGGCCGCTGTTCCACCGCATGGGCCGGCCCGTTTCCGGCTATGCGCGGCCTGAAACGGCAGCGGTGCTGCACCGGCGCTTCGGCTATGTTTTCGCCGGCGAGCCGGGCTATCCGGCGATTGCGACGCTCGGCAATCTGGATGACGACATGATGATCGGCGACATCCGGCTGCGCGCCGTCGATCAGCCCCATGGCGCGATCACCTCCGCCGGCCTGCGGTTCGACAGCCGGGGAAAATCAATCGTCTACGCCACAGATTTCAACCGCATGACCGATGAAATGCATAATCTGTACGAGCAGTGCGATCTCTGGATTGTCGATGCCCTGCGCCGCGCGCCGCACCCGACCCATGCCCATCTGGACGATGTGCTGCGCTGGATCGGGCAGGTCAGGCCGGGCCGGGCCTTGCTGACCCATATGGACAACTCGATGGATTACCGGACGCTGTGTGCCGAGCTGCCCGAAGGCGTGATGCCGGCCCATGACGGCCAGCAGCTGGTGATCGCATGA
- the hemN gene encoding oxygen-independent coproporphyrinogen III oxidase — translation MWPYHSDLLARPVPRYTSYPTAAEFTEGVERSAHDAALAAIAPGAEVSLYLHIPYCHEICWYCGCNTGAANRSARLTAYLDALSAEIDLLARRVAARVRVGRIAFGGGSPNAISAEAMAGLVAQLRDRFDAPAPILSVELDPRSWSSEWEAMLATCGFQRASLGVQTFAAEVQARIGRVQPTELIAEVTAGLRRAGVASINHDLMYGLPGQDIAALEDSIHQSVALGADRLAVFGYAHVPHMLPRQRRIDASQLPDGYARFRQAAFAYHLLARHGYVPVGFDHFAKPTDPVGRAVKEDRIFRNFQGFTDDTSQYLLGLGASAISQFPHLIVQNDKSAGRYRMNVTAELLATERGVARDGEDQLRGRIIEHLLCRGHAKVPAGRFVDALDRLTPFADAGLVTLGNGEVRIAPSALAYARGIAACFDRHREPGQRQFSSAV, via the coding sequence ATGTGGCCTTATCATTCCGATCTGCTCGCCCGGCCGGTGCCGCGCTACACCAGCTATCCGACCGCCGCCGAGTTCACCGAGGGGGTTGAGCGCAGCGCGCATGACGCGGCACTGGCCGCGATCGCGCCGGGGGCGGAGGTGTCGCTCTATCTCCACATCCCCTATTGCCACGAAATCTGCTGGTATTGCGGCTGCAACACGGGTGCCGCCAATCGCAGCGCGCGGCTGACCGCCTATCTCGACGCGCTGAGTGCGGAGATCGACCTGCTCGCCCGCCGGGTGGCGGCGAGGGTGCGGGTGGGGCGCATCGCCTTTGGCGGCGGCAGCCCCAATGCCATTTCCGCCGAGGCGATGGCCGGGCTGGTCGCGCAGCTGCGCGACCGGTTCGATGCGCCGGCCCCGATCCTGTCGGTCGAACTCGATCCGCGCAGCTGGAGCAGCGAGTGGGAAGCCATGCTCGCGACCTGCGGCTTTCAGCGCGCCAGCCTTGGCGTCCAGACCTTTGCGGCCGAGGTGCAGGCGCGGATCGGGCGCGTGCAGCCGACCGAGCTGATCGCAGAGGTCACCGCCGGCCTGCGCCGGGCGGGTGTCGCGTCGATCAATCATGATCTGATGTATGGCCTGCCGGGGCAGGACATTGCGGCGCTGGAAGACAGCATCCACCAGTCGGTGGCGCTCGGGGCCGACCGGCTGGCGGTGTTCGGCTATGCCCATGTGCCGCACATGCTGCCGCGCCAGCGACGCATCGACGCCAGCCAGCTTCCCGACGGCTATGCCCGGTTCCGCCAGGCGGCATTTGCCTATCATCTGCTGGCCCGGCATGGCTATGTGCCGGTTGGCTTTGATCATTTCGCAAAGCCGACGGACCCGGTGGGACGGGCAGTGAAGGAAGATCGGATATTCCGCAACTTCCAAGGCTTTACAGATGATACCTCACAATATCTTCTGGGCCTGGGGGCGAGTGCGATCAGCCAGTTTCCGCATCTGATCGTCCAGAATGACAAAAGCGCGGGCCGTTACCGGATGAACGTGACCGCCGAGCTGCTGGCGACCGAACGCGGTGTGGCGCGGGACGGGGAGGACCAGCTGCGCGGTCGGATCATCGAACATCTGCTGTGCCGGGGCCATGCCAAGGTGCCAGCGGGACGCTTTGTCGATGCGCTCGATCGGCTGACGCCCTTTGCCGATGCCGGGCTGGTGACGCTGGGCAACGGCGAAGTCCGCATCGCGCCATCGGCACTGGCCTATGCACGCGGCATTGCCGCCTGTTTCGACCGGCACCGGGAACCCGGCCAGCGCCAGTTCAGCAGCGCGGTGTAG
- a CDS encoding retropepsin-like aspartic protease family protein, translating into MSGDHSAQLAGALLMLMLVGSGLIARRVPFGSLARMAAGWLLIIGAVLVAASYRAELKSLAGRVLGDLSGEHGRTVGGTLRIPMADDGHFWVRARVNGTEQRFLIDSGATRTAMGLNQARAAGLDIAQSGFPVVLATANGRVEARRARIAELRLGPIVARDLAAVVSPAFGDTNVLGMNFLSSLASWRVEGRTLILEPERTVGAAEGPDAGLQSDHILHNVYYRDIFM; encoded by the coding sequence ATGAGCGGCGATCACTCTGCGCAGCTTGCCGGCGCGCTGCTGATGCTCATGCTGGTCGGATCGGGCCTGATCGCGCGGCGGGTGCCGTTCGGATCGCTGGCACGGATGGCGGCAGGCTGGCTGCTGATCATCGGCGCGGTGCTGGTTGCCGCCAGCTACAGGGCCGAGCTGAAAAGTCTGGCTGGCCGCGTGCTCGGCGACCTGTCGGGCGAACATGGCCGCACGGTCGGCGGCACGCTCAGGATCCCGATGGCGGATGACGGGCATTTCTGGGTGCGGGCGCGGGTCAATGGCACCGAACAGCGCTTCCTGATCGACAGCGGCGCAACGCGCACCGCCATGGGGCTGAACCAGGCACGCGCCGCCGGGCTCGACATTGCGCAGAGCGGGTTTCCGGTCGTGCTGGCGACGGCCAATGGCCGGGTCGAAGCGCGGCGGGCCCGGATTGCCGAGTTGCGGCTTGGCCCGATTGTCGCGCGCGATCTCGCGGCGGTGGTGTCGCCGGCCTTTGGCGACACCAATGTGCTGGGCATGAACTTTCTGTCGTCGCTGGCGTCGTGGCGCGTCGAAGGGCGCACATTGATCCTGGAGCCCGAGCGGACCGTTGGCGCGGCCGAGGGGCCTGATGCCGGCCTCCAATCGGATCATATTTTACATAATGTATATTATCGGGATATTTTCATGTAG
- a CDS encoding recombinase family protein, with translation MRLDRLGRSLKELLETIDMFKARGLAFRSLEERLDTSSAAGELVFHVFGAIAHFERRLIIERTRDGIAAARARGKVPGRPMLDTDKLASALKLVEAGVRPAQAAKQLGLGRSTLYRELAVLRDTMPFTPALEEVP, from the coding sequence GTGCGCCTCGACCGGCTCGGCCGTTCGCTCAAGGAGCTGCTGGAGACTATCGACATGTTCAAGGCGCGCGGGCTGGCGTTCCGATCGTTGGAGGAGCGTCTGGATACGTCGTCGGCGGCTGGCGAGCTGGTGTTCCACGTCTTCGGCGCCATCGCACATTTCGAACGGCGGCTCATCATCGAGCGTACCCGCGACGGCATTGCCGCTGCCCGTGCACGCGGCAAGGTACCGGGGCGGCCGATGCTCGACACCGACAAGCTCGCCTCGGCGCTCAAGCTGGTTGAAGCTGGTGTTCGTCCCGCGCAGGCTGCGAAGCAACTCGGGCTTGGGCGATCCACCCTCTACCGTGAACTTGCGGTTTTGCGGGATACGATGCCATTTACGCCTGCGCTGGAGGAAGTACCCTGA
- the metG gene encoding methionine--tRNA ligase, translating to MAKPFYITTAISYPNGRPHIGHAYEAIAADAVARFQRMSGRDVFFQTGTDEHGLKMVQTARDKGVDVSALADEMSCYFKAMCDALNISYDRFIRTTEPDHHAASQAIWNAMAARGDLYLGRYEGWYSVRDEAFYDEKELVDGEGGVRLSPQGTPVEWTVEESWFFRLSRYQDQLLALYRDNPDFIRPEARRNEVIRFVEAGLADLSVSRTSFDWGVKVPGAEGHVMYVWVDALTNYLTGAGYPDAGYDARWPADLHVIGKDIVRFHAVYWPAFLLSAGIKLPHQVFGHGFLLHRGEKMSKSLGNVVDPLDLAERFGIDGLRYFLLREVVFGQDGSYSAEAIVTRVNADLANSFGNLAQRVLSFIAKNLGRVPAAGRGDPADDALLDLVAQAARRDVPAAFADLALSQACEAWMRGVFACNQYVDAQAPWALRKTDPERMEAVLRTLLLALRELAIAIRPVIPGSADRLLDLLGVAADRRGYADLPDRDWLDSTVLAPPSPIFPRLELPAEGEA from the coding sequence ATGGCCAAGCCTTTCTACATCACCACCGCGATCAGCTATCCCAATGGCCGTCCCCATATCGGCCATGCCTATGAAGCGATCGCCGCCGATGCCGTCGCCCGGTTCCAGCGCATGTCGGGCCGCGACGTCTTCTTCCAGACCGGCACCGACGAACATGGGCTTAAAATGGTCCAGACGGCGCGCGACAAGGGCGTTGACGTGTCCGCGCTTGCTGATGAAATGTCGTGTTATTTCAAGGCAATGTGCGATGCTCTGAACATTTCCTATGATCGATTCATCCGCACCACCGAGCCGGATCATCACGCCGCGAGCCAGGCGATCTGGAACGCGATGGCGGCGCGCGGCGACCTGTATCTCGGGCGTTACGAGGGCTGGTATTCGGTCCGCGACGAAGCCTTTTACGATGAAAAGGAACTGGTCGACGGGGAAGGGGGCGTCCGCCTGTCGCCACAGGGCACCCCGGTTGAATGGACGGTCGAGGAAAGCTGGTTCTTCCGCCTGTCGCGCTATCAGGACCAGCTGCTCGCGCTTTACCGCGACAATCCCGATTTCATCCGCCCGGAAGCGCGCCGCAACGAGGTGATCCGCTTTGTCGAGGCCGGGCTGGCCGACCTGTCGGTGTCGCGCACCAGCTTCGACTGGGGCGTGAAGGTGCCGGGGGCCGAGGGCCATGTGATGTATGTGTGGGTGGATGCGCTCACCAACTATCTGACCGGCGCCGGTTATCCCGATGCCGGCTATGACGCGCGCTGGCCGGCTGACCTGCATGTGATCGGCAAGGATATTGTGCGTTTCCACGCCGTTTACTGGCCGGCGTTCCTGCTGTCGGCGGGGATTAAGCTGCCGCATCAGGTGTTCGGGCATGGCTTCCTGCTCCACCGCGGCGAGAAGATGTCGAAATCGCTCGGCAATGTGGTCGATCCGCTCGACCTTGCCGAACGCTTCGGGATCGACGGATTGCGCTATTTCCTGCTGCGCGAGGTCGTGTTCGGCCAGGATGGCAGCTATTCGGCCGAAGCGATCGTCACCCGCGTGAATGCCGATCTGGCCAACAGCTTCGGCAATCTCGCGCAGCGGGTGCTGAGCTTCATCGCCAAAAATCTGGGCCGGGTACCGGCGGCCGGGCGCGGCGATCCGGCTGATGATGCTTTGCTCGATCTGGTCGCACAGGCGGCGCGGCGCGACGTGCCGGCGGCCTTTGCCGATCTGGCGCTGTCACAGGCGTGCGAGGCATGGATGCGCGGCGTGTTCGCGTGCAACCAATATGTCGACGCCCAGGCACCCTGGGCGCTGCGCAAGACCGATCCGGAGCGGATGGAGGCGGTGCTGCGCACGCTGCTGCTGGCGCTGCGCGAACTGGCGATCGCGATCCGGCCGGTCATCCCCGGCTCGGCCGACCGGCTGCTTGACCTGCTGGGCGTTGCCGCCGACCGGCGTGGCTATGCCGATCTGCCCGATCGGGACTGGCTGGACAGCACGGTTCTTGCCCCGCCCAGCCCGATCTTTCCCCGGCTGGAGCTGCCGGCCGAAGGCGAGGCGTGA
- the mazG gene encoding nucleoside triphosphate pyrophosphohydrolase: MARLRDPDHGCEWDVAQSFASIAPYTIEEAYEVADAIARQDLPALRDELGDLALQVVFHARIAEEMGAFDLADVLSGIGDKMERRHPHVFGDGTTPGWEAVKAAERAATGTDASALAGVTQALPALLRAEKLQKRAARTGFDWPDPAGARAKILEELAEVDAAAPEDRADEIGDLLFAVVNFARHLNIDPEEALRAANRKFETRFRAMEAMATDFAALDLAAKEELWQRAKREAGPA; encoded by the coding sequence ATGGCCCGGCTGCGCGATCCGGACCATGGCTGCGAATGGGATGTCGCGCAGAGCTTTGCGTCGATTGCGCCTTACACGATTGAGGAAGCCTATGAGGTGGCCGACGCGATCGCGCGCCAGGATCTGCCCGCATTGCGCGACGAGCTTGGCGATCTGGCGCTTCAGGTGGTGTTCCATGCGCGGATCGCCGAGGAAATGGGCGCGTTCGATCTGGCCGATGTGCTGTCGGGCATCGGCGACAAGATGGAGCGCCGCCACCCGCATGTGTTCGGCGACGGGACGACACCCGGCTGGGAAGCGGTCAAGGCCGCCGAACGTGCGGCCACCGGCACCGATGCCAGCGCGCTCGCCGGCGTGACGCAGGCGCTGCCCGCGCTGCTGCGTGCCGAAAAGCTGCAGAAACGCGCGGCGCGCACCGGCTTTGACTGGCCGGACCCAGCCGGCGCGCGCGCCAAGATCCTGGAGGAACTGGCCGAGGTTGACGCCGCCGCGCCCGAGGATCGGGCCGATGAGATTGGCGATCTGCTGTTTGCCGTCGTCAACTTCGCGCGCCATCTGAACATTGATCCGGAAGAGGCTTTGCGCGCGGCCAATCGCAAGTTTGAAACACGCTTCAGAGCGATGGAGGCGATGGCGACGGACTTTGCCGCCCTCGATCTCGCTGCCAAGGAAGAGCTGTGGCAGCGGGCGAAGCGCGAGGCCGGGCCAGCCTGA